AACTTGCGATCGTCACGAGCGAAGACACGAAGATCGTGGAACGGCGCGCCGCAAAGCTGAAGATCTCCGACCTTGTGCAGGGCGCCCGCGATAAGGTGGCGTCGATGGAAATGCTGATGAAGCGTCATTCGCTGACGTGGGATGAGGTCGCATACATCGGGGACGACATCAATGACCTTGAAGTGATGAAGCGCGTGGGGTTTGCCGCGACGCCGGCCGACGGAACCGACGACAATAAAAAGGTCGCGCACTACATCACGAAGAAAAAAGGGGGGGAAGGGTGTGTCCGGGAGGTCTGCGACATGCTGCTGGCGTTGAAGAGGGGGTAATCAGCGGAAAGAGGGCAAATTTCGACTTCGTAGATCAGACATTCTTGTCTGACCGAATCTCAGGACAGGCGGTATCCGAAGGATGCTTCAAACGGACAAATGCCTGTCCTACGAACATAAATTCCTAATCGCGTTGCTGCTGATCAGCGGGACGATTTGACGACGACCAGCGTCAGGTCGTCGTGCGGTTCAGCGCCGGCGCGAAACTTCTGGACCGAGGTAAGAATCGATTTCTGCAGATCTGCTGCGGTGAGCGTCCGCCCCGATTGCACGACCTTGTGCACGGTCTCTTCGCCGAATTGGTTATTTCTCTCGTCCATGGCTTCAGTCAATCCGTCCGTGTAAAAGACAAAGATCCCGTCTTTGGTGAGGGGCTTGCGGATCTCCTGCAGTTCCTCCTCAAAAATTTTCCCGCGTTCCAACCCCAGACCGATGCCATGTGCGTCAAGGAATTGCAGCGTGCCGTTCACCCCGATCAGGGCTTTATTGTGCCCGGCGCGGCAGATGCGCACTTCCTTTTTCTGCAGGTCGAAGACGGCAAGGATCATCGTAATGAATGCTTTCCGCTCCATCCCCTCGAAGATCCGGCGGTTGATATGGACAAGCATTTCTTTCGGCGTTTTGTACATGTGGGCGGCGAGCTGCACCATTCCCTGGATCTTCGACATGTACAGCGCCGCCGACATTCCCTTTCCCGAAACATCGGCAACGGCGACGAGAACTTTTTTTGCCCCCAGCTGGATGTAATCAAAATAATCCCCTCCGACCGACATAGCGGGAATTGAAATTCCGGACATGTCAAGGCCTTTGACCGCCGGAATTTTCTTCGGGAGCAATCCTTCCTGGATCCGGCGGGCGATGTCCAGCTCGTGCTTGATCCTCTCCCGCTCGGCAAGTTCTTCGTACAAAAACGCATTCTCGATAGCCACTGAAGCCTGCTTCCCGGTCGAAGAAAGGAGCTGCAGATCCTCCTGCTTGAAGGTCGACTCCGATAATTTTTCTCCGACGAAGACCGCGCCGATCAGCTTCTCCTTCGACCGGATCGGGATGACGTACTGGAATTCTTGCTGACGAAAATTCTCTTTGATGTCCACCGGCAGATAATCGACGCTGAATTCCCCCTTGAATTTTTGGATCGCCTCCACCAGTCGTCTGTCGGTGAGGAGGCAGAATCTTTTCCACGAAGTGCCGTCAAAACCCTGAGTCTCCGTGCAGCAGCAGGTGTGTTCGTCCCGGAAGAAGACGATGCCGGCGCGCTTCAGCTTCATCAGCTCGCTCAGTTTTTCCACGATGCCGCGGGCCAGGTCCACCATGCCCAGCCTCGTCCCCATCACCTCGGCGAGTTCATTTGCGGCGCGGCGATAATCGTAGCGGGCACGGTCATACAGCCGGTCGATGAACTCCTGCCCCTTTCTTCCGACAAGTCCGATCGCGAGCGTGAGCAATCCGGCCACTGCCATCAATACCGCTTTTTCGAACGGCTCCTGCTGCCCCGGCAGCGACGGCGTGCTGAGAATCTCAATCGACGTCCCCGTGAGCCTGACGTTGGGCAAATTTAATTTAACCTGCGGAAGGGTGAGGAGGATTTCGATCGCGGCCGCGGCCAACGCCAAGATCCAGGCCCATGAAATAATGGAGTATTGAATATTCCGCCGCACGCGCAGGTCAAGGTCAAGCAGCCGGTACCGGCCGATGGAGTAAAGGTGCGATAATGGAATGGCGGCCAGGAAGGCTCCCATGTACCCGAAATATGTCTGGCTGCTTGTCGTGTTGACGAGGTATCCGCACACGATCACAAGCACCATCGCAACGACCGAAACCCAATTGATGATGCGGGATAGTTTTTTGTACTCATGGCCGGCCTGCTTCCAGAAGAAAATCGAGACGGCGGCGATCGCCAGAACCATAATGCCTATGCACAGCAAGGCGGTATTTCCTTTGAGCAGCATCGTCGCCGTCACCGACAAAGCGGCAAGCACATACATGACGATCCGCAGCCACGGGCGCGAGAGCAGCTCCGGCCTTTCGATAGGAAAGTAGATCCTGCTGTGAAACGTGAGCGCGATGCCAAAGAAGAGGGCACAGACCATCGTAAATCCGCGCACCAGAACGAACCAATCGACGTAGACGTCCCTTTGAAGGAGCGTCACGACAACGAAAAATCCGAACACGAGGAACGAAAGTCCGAGGAGCCGGGCGGCCTTCAGTCCCGGGCGCTTGAGCGACAGGAAGGTTCCGGTGACCATATACAATATTCCCGACAGGAAGACGACGAGAAGCGAGATCGGAAACCCGAACGCGGCAAGGGTGACGTTCAGCCGCAATGTCTGATTGCCGCGGAGGATCTCATAGACGATCGACTTTCCGATCTGTCCCTGCCGCATGATGGAATCAGCTTGAAGAACATTGTTGAACCCATGTCCGTTGATCCTCAGGATCAGGTCGCCTACCTTCATGCCAGCGCGGTCCGACGCCCCCCCTTCGGTCACGTCGCAGACGTTCGCTGTCGGAGGAATGACCCGCACCAGAGCGGAAGAAAACCCCCGCTTCCGGACTTTGAGGATCATCCGGGCTGTTTCGGTCGACCGGTCGACCGTCACGACAAGTGAATCACCCGCATTCTTCGCAACGATGCCGTCAACATCCGAAGGATCCGAGACGCTGTGATCGTTCACCGAAACAAGAAGGTCTCCAACGCAGATTGAATCGACGTTGCGCGGCGCTACTGTTGCCAGGGCGATATAGGAGGATCTCTTGACGACAGCGCCCGGGAGACTCCTGACAAAATAGAGGGTCGACGAAGAATTCATGAACAAATTCTCATCGGTCGGCGAGCTGGCGTAGCGATAGAATGCGACTCCACCGAACGCGAACAAGTACAGTGCCAGCGCGCCGATCAGAATCCTGACAACACGGGGATGTTCGTCAAAATATTTCATGGAAATGGCAGTTTTCGTTTCATGAATATACGAAAAATTGAAGAAATCGTTGCAAAGATCGTGCTTAGAATGGTTTTTTCTGCTTTTTTTGATATATTATGCATGTTAAGCAGGGTTTTTTATATGGTTTCACTTATCGACACCAAGAATCCCCCTATTTCTCACGCTTGATGGGCGTCCTCGGAAAGAATTATCTCCATACCGTAGCCACGAACGTAATTCTTAAACTCGTGTTCGGCTTAGTGATTGGCATTGTTACCGCACGAGCCCTTGGGCCGGAAGGACGTGGTGAATACAACCTTCTTGTTCTTATAATCACTACACTCACTACGCTTCTCAATTTCGGGATTCCCGGTTCAAATACTTACTTCCTGGCGAGCAATCGTCTTGGACTGGAAAAACTCATGCGGGGTTCTTTTCTTCTAGCAATCGGCGCAAGTCTAGTCTCCTTGCTCTTGCTCTATGCAAGCTATCGAACAGGGCTTCTAGCGCATCTATTCCCAATTGAAAAGTTAACACCTACGATTTTAAGCTCACTAGTTATAATTCCAGTCGCCTTCTTCAATCTATTCGCACAAGGTATAATTATCGGGGAAAATAAAATTTTTCTCAACAATTACCTATATCTTGGTAGTCAAGGCATGCTTGCATCGACGCTTCTGCTGTCGTATGTCTTCGGGATGCTTACCGTGCCTCTGGCGGTAATTTTATTTTCCGTGAGTAATTTTGTGACTTTTACTATGATCATTGTTGCTTATCGGTCGACAATATTTACTCGCTACAAGGTGGGGATGACATGGACCGACTACAAGAATCTACTTCGATTCTCATTACCACTTCAAGCCGGAGTGATATTGCAATTCCTGAATTACAGGCTTGACGCATTCCTTGTGAATGCGTTTCTGGGAACCTTTTCCGTCGGGATTTATGTCCTCGCAGTGAATTTGGTGGAAATCCCATGGCTCCTTTCTGCATCAATGGCATCGGTCCTGTTCCCAACGGTAGCTTCAAACCATCAGCAGTCTAAAAAAATTTTGGCGAAAGCAGCAACAGCAACGTTTGCCGTAACGCTGGTTGGAGGAATTCTCGCGTTCTTTCTCGCTCCTTACTTCATTGTCGTATTATTTAGTGAAAAATTTGCTGCATCTGTGCTGCCTTTTCAAATCCTTCTTCCTGGAATTGTAATCTTTAGCATTACAAATGTTCTCGCCTCTTATATGGCGGGTGTCGGAAAACCCGGATTCAACACCCTCATTGCTTTGGTCGCATTGGTATTTACTATTGTCCTAGACATTACCCTGATCCCTCGAATTGGAATACCAGGTGCCGCGATTGCTTCCTCTTTTTCCTACTGTGTTTCTACTCTGTTTTCTCTCATCTTGTTTGTGAGAATTTCTAAATTGAGCGGACGGGAATTTCTTGATTATATCATATCATTTCGTAATGATTTCCGAAGTATAAATGCGCGAATTCGAACTAAAATACTAGCGATTATGCCGCAAAATTTGTCCGGCAAGTCATAAACTGCCTAATCAAAGAATTCGATGAACATCCTCCTTAGGCCGATTGCGCTAAGATTCGAGCTCACCACTCTCAGCAGTCGGGCAGTGATTTTTTAATGAGCTAATAAAGAAAAGTTACGGAATATGAAATGACTTTGCCGCTTTTCCCGCGTTCCCAAAGGGGCGTTATGCCATTATTATGGCAGCTTTATATGGCTGCATCTCATCAAATGAGAAATCCTTTCGCGCCAATGCTATACCAAAGCTCTAATAGGCTCGGGTATGGCTCTTGTTAAACAACCAAGAGTCGTTGAGAACCTTAACTCGACGACGCCTTGATATGTGGCAACTAGTTTTGGAGCAAAGAGCTTCAATTTCCTGCATAGAACGATCACAATTCAATTTCATCTCGATGATTTTGGCAGATTCATAGTACGCCAAGTAATGGAAGATAACTCTACCAAGGACCATTCTTAGGCTTAAATTTTCAACCATTGGGGGATTTTGATATCATTACAAGAGAATTAGAAAAATGCGTAATAAAATACTAATTATTTGTCACACTGAAAGATCTCCTTTCGTGCCCCTTGATGCCTCGATACTCTCCGCTCACTACTCGGTTGAGATTCTGGGTATAGAGCGATTGCGAAAACCAAAACTACTTTGGCTTGTGGGCACCCTCTGGACCAAGTTGATCCATGGCGATATTGCTTGTGTTATGATGTGGTTCTCGGTTCCGCACCTTGCACCGGTCATCGTTGCCTTCTCGAAAATGTTTGGAGCACGTGTCGTTGTCATTACAGGTGGATTTGATGTTGCGTATGTTCCCGGAATAGCATGGGGCGAAATGGGAACATGGTGGAAGCGATGGTTGCAGCGGCTCACCCTTCAGCGCGCCGACCGCGTCCTGCCATTTTCAAATTTCTCACGCCGCGACACTTTGCGATTTTCTCCCGAGAACAGGACAGAGACTCTTTATCCGGGTGTTGACATAAAGCGTTACAAGCCATCCGGACAGAAGGAAAATTTGGTGATCACGGTGTGTAATGGTATCGGACGATTTACAGTTATTCAAAAAGGTCTGGACATTTTTTTGCAATGCGCACGTGCATTGCCGGAATATCAGTTTCTCATCATAGGTCAATTTAACGTTGGCGACGAAATCGGACAATCCTTTAAGGAGTCCGCCCCCACAAACGTGAATTTTGTGCCCCGTTATGTTTCCGAGGATGAATTGGCCGTATTCTATCAGCGCGCTAAGGTTTATGCTCAGTTGTCAGCGCACGAAGGGTTCGGCGTCGCGTGCGCAGAGGCGATGGCATGTGAATGTATCGCGGTTGGTACACTTAATACATCATTGCCCGAAGTGATTGGAGAGACAGGCTATCTGGTGCAGTATGGCGACCTCTTAGGGGCTGTTTCGGCAATCAGATCAGCAATGACGAGCATGAAGAACGGGAGTGAGGGTCGGAAGAGAGTTGAGACGAATTTTTCAGTCGAGAGGCGATCGTCCCGGTTACTCGAAATCATGGACCAGGTCATTCGGCAATGACCGATCAATTTTGCTGTCACTCAGAATTTCCGATAACTTTTGCAAAGTTCGAAATTCCTTTATTTCTGTTTTGAATCAAGAAATCCAACTCATTTTTTACCTGGATTAAAAGCGCGCGGCAAAATTGAAGACATTCATGTTTGCCGTGGATAGTGCGCTTATCATTTAGTTGAGAATCCATGATAGATCCTTCCTGTATCGTTTGTAAGGCGCAACCAATTAGAAGGTTCAAAAAAAGAATATTTGATTCTGTTGAATCATATATCTATGAATGCCCTTCGTGCGGTTTAGTGTGGAGGGATCCTATCCCCACCGCTGAGCAACTTGAAAACTATTACTCAAGCAATACATTTCGATACCCGGACAAGGTGCAAAAGGAAATGGCCGAAAGCCAGCGAGACTTCATATTACGAGCCATGTCAAAATTGCCGCACCCCCCATCATTCAGATTCGTCGAGTATGGTGCGGGAAATGGATGGCTCGTCAAGATTATGTCTGGATTACCTTGGATTTCTTTTGCGGCGGGAATTGAACCCGATCTGGAATCTGTCATTCAAGCAAGAGAGTTTCTGCGTGTAAACATGTACAATGGATTCATGGGTCAATATCCTTTACCTCATGATGATCACTCTGAACCCACACTTGTTGCCCTCTCACATGTGATGGAGCATTTACCCAACCCTCTCTACGCCTTGGACTTTTTTATCCAGACATTCCCAAAGCATTTTTTGTTCATAGAGGTCCCAGATGGCAATCTCGAAAAGAAAGCCATTTTCGCGGACCTTTTTCTACCGACTTCGCTCGACCAGCATTTGTGGGAATTCGATCACGAAAATCTGACTCGGATGCTGCAGAACAAAGGATATACAATGATTTGTAGCGAGACGATAGGTGCAAAAGGTTTTTGGAAAGTCTCCATGAAATCAAACAGTATCATGCGGATGCATATTGACATTTGTGATGAGTGGAATAGAACGGGCAGGGGGCCGGGTATCAAAACTCTCAGACGATATGCTCGACTTATGCTAGAGTTGTTCCATTTCCTTATTCTTGCTGCGGTTTCTAACGTACGTGCGTTTCGCAGGTCGGATTATCCCTCCTTACGGATTATCGCCTCATATCAGAAATAAACGACTCAATTCATCAATGGCGAATATATTGGTAACGCAATCAGGAATGAAACATAGCATTGGAATGATGCGGTCGTTAGCTCGTCAAGGACACGCGGTGTATGGCCTCATAAATCCGGGAGAAAAACAACCTCTGTCAAAGTATAGCAGATATTGTCGGCAAGTATATAATGTGCACCAGGAGGACGAAGAGGCGTTCGTGAAAGATATTTTTCGCCTTTTGGAGAAATATACATTCGATGTGTTAGTCCCTATCGGATTTCCCGTCACTCATTTCGTTGCAAAGCACCAGATCGAAATCAGCCAATATGCCAAGATTGTCGTGCCTAACATCGAATCAGAAGAGATCGCTTGCGATAAGTTCAACATTCAAAAGATCGCCATGAATGTGGGGGTGCCAACACCCAAAACGTTTCTTATCAAAAATACTGAAGATATTGCCGATGCTATAAAAGAAGTTGGACTTCCAATAATCATAAAAGGAAGGCGGGAAAGCGGGAAAGGAATTGTTGCGACGGCGAATAGCAAAGTAGAGGCTTTTCATCAATTCTATTCTCTCGTCGAGAAATACGATCTGGCGCAGGACGATTACCCTATTGTGCAGGAATTCATTCACGGCTGGGGGTGCGGATTTTTTGCAATATACGAACAGGGAGAGTGCAAGAGGATATTTATGCATCGGCGCATACGCGAATATCCGCCAACAGGAGGGGTGAGTTGTTGCGCATGCTCATTCAACGATCCTCATCTTGAGCTCTACGGACGAAAACTTCTGGACGCTCTGCATTGGAACGGGGTTGCAATGGCTGAATTTCGATACGATGAGAGCAAACATGATTACTCATTGATTGAGGTTAATGCAAAATTTTGGGGTTCACTGGAATTAGCATTAGCAGCCGGCGCCGACTTTCCGGCCGATTATGTAAAAATCGCTACCGGCCAAGAACTTGATTACACAAGTGAATACAAAATGACGACGTATCAATGGTTACTATCAGGAGATTTTTTGCATGGCCTCAAACGACCATCGGCCATCCCCTTCATAATAATGACCGCGTTCAATCCTAGAGTCCATAAGGATTTTTTAGGCATTGATGACCCTTTCGTCCTGATCATTCGGTGTCTCAAATTGTTAAGGGACTCCATACTTGTAATATTCAGATTACGTTAATTTCTCTAATGGCGTATATTCTGGAATGAAGTAATACTCGATGACTAATATGCGTACTCTCGCGTTTCATATACACACATCTGCTTCTTACGACTGTTTTGCTTCTCCGGCTACGGTCCTGCACTATTGTCGGGATCATAAGATTCAATCGATATGTGTCACTGACCACGATACAATCCAAGGTTCAATCCAGGTGGCAAAACTTGCCAAAGAATATGGAATTCAGGTAATTATTGGTGCCGAGTATCATACCGAAATCGGAGATATCATTGGATTGTTTTTGCAAGAGGAGATTACATCCAGAAAATCAATAGAGGTCATTCGAATGATCAAGGGACAAGGTGGAATTTCCGTCCTTCCTCATCCTTTTCAAAGTCATACATTGAACGACGAGATATTAAACGCAGTGGATGTCATCGAAGTTTTCAACTCCCGGTGCGGGTCAGAGCAAAATGCGCGGTCACTCGAACTAGCCCGGCGTTTGGACAAACCAATGGTCGCAGGGGCCGATGCTCATTTCACCAGCGACATCATGGATTGTGTCATCTCGTTTTCTATCGATCGCGAGTTGATTCCAAATGATTTTTTATCCACTCCTCGATCGTGGGCGGCTGTATCAACCAACCCCCTCCGGATGCGATTATCACAGGTTACTAAATCGGTTAAAACAAACAACCCGTCGCTAATGGTCAGCTCGGTTCGCAGTTTTATCTACACAACAATCCACGAACTAGTTCTTCCGCCACGGTGGAAAAGGGAAATGGTTCGAAATGAATGGAAAAGAGGAGCAAATGCCTGAAACCAAACACAGTACGAGAGATCAGCACTCGTATCGATTCATTCTACGTGTTCTCAACGGCATTGTGCCTATTAATGAAATCGATCCCTCGATTTTGTCGGACACTTTCCGTGAGATCGCGCGACTGGAAGAAATTGAAAAACCGATTCGGGACACATGGGGTAATTGGGATTGGCAGTATGCGGACGCACAAAGGAATGGGACATTGTATCAGCCAACGCTCGACAAGAAGATTTCTAAGTTACAAAAGCAGTTGAAAAAACAATTGCCTTATCCTCGATGGCCTAATGGTAAGAAATTTGCCGTTTGCCTGACTCATGACGTGGACTTTGTCTCTCAAATTGCATTGAGCCGGAAAGCCGCATGGCAAGCTCTCAACGGCATGAGGCGTGCGAAAATTACGCCACTCAAGAAATCGACAAATGTGGTCCGGCTTCTTGGCCAATTCATGCTGCAGCCTCTGCTTAGGAGGGGGAAAAATGATCCACTATGGAAATTCGAGCAGTGGCTTGAATTAGAAAATTCTTACGGTTTCCATTCGACCTTTTATTTTTTTCCTGCGCCGGGTTCGCACGTTCACGAATGGGATTGCTCATACCAGTTATCAGATAGTATTGTTTACGGCCGTAAAAAAATGTCAGTGCAGGAAATGATTCATGAAATTGACAAGGCGGGTTGGGAAATAGGGTTGCATGGAAGTTATCATTCGGCGTTGAATGAAAAATTACTTTCCGCGCAAAAGGCAGAAATAGAGGACGCTACTGGAAAAGCTATCATCAGCACACGCCAGCATTATTTGCATTACGATGTTCGCCTGACACCGAACCTTCAAGAACGCGTCGGTTTCAAAACTGATTCAACTCAAGGATTCAACAGATCAATAGGCTTTCGGGCGGCAACCAGCTTTCCTTACACCTGCTGGAACCACGCAGAAGAACAGCCATTGTCAATACTTGAAATTCCTCAACATATTATGGACGGGGGTTTATTTACTAATAATGCTTTAGAATATGACGCTGACCTTGCGATAAAGCACTCGATCCAATTGATGGACGAAGTTGAAGCTGTGGGAGGGTGTTTAACTTTGAGCTGGCATCCACACAACATTGTAAATGAAATGTGGTGGCAAGTCTACAAAACGCTGATTGAAGAAGCCCATCATCGAAATGCCTGGGGCTGCTCAGCCGGTGAGATCTACAATTATTGGGAAAAGAATGAAACAGCCATAGTACAATCATCGCACGCTGAAATAGGACAATAAATGTGCGGCATTACAGGAATACTGTCGCGGCAAGGCGGGCAGATCGACCCCGCAACACTCCTCTCCATGACGAACAGCATCCGCCACCGCGGTCCGGACGATGAGGGGTACCTTCTGGTTGACATGGCCTCCGGCAAGTGCGAGCAGCGGGCGGGAACCGGCTCCGTTTCTGCCGCCAAGGAACTCCATCACTCTATCTCTGCTTCGTCGCCGGACTCCTTTTCCCTCGGACTCGGCTGGCGCCGCTTAAGCATCATCGACCCTTCCCCTTCCGGACACCAGCCGATGTCGAATGCTGATGGTACCGTGTGGCTGATCTTTAACGGAGAGATCTATAATTACATTGAACTCCGGGAACAGCTTGCCGTGAAGGGATATCGGTTCAGGACGAAGACTGATTCAGAAGTCATCATCCATGCGTATGAGGAATGGGGAACCGAATGCCTCTCCCGCTTCAACGGGATGTGGGGATTCGCGCTGTGGGATAACCGAAAGAAAACCTTGTTCTGCGCACGGGACAGATTCGGCGTCAAGCCGTTGTATTATTTCAAAAACGATAACACG
This genomic window from Bacteroidota bacterium contains:
- a CDS encoding polysaccharide deacetylase family protein, which gives rise to MPETKHSTRDQHSYRFILRVLNGIVPINEIDPSILSDTFREIARLEEIEKPIRDTWGNWDWQYADAQRNGTLYQPTLDKKISKLQKQLKKQLPYPRWPNGKKFAVCLTHDVDFVSQIALSRKAAWQALNGMRRAKITPLKKSTNVVRLLGQFMLQPLLRRGKNDPLWKFEQWLELENSYGFHSTFYFFPAPGSHVHEWDCSYQLSDSIVYGRKKMSVQEMIHEIDKAGWEIGLHGSYHSALNEKLLSAQKAEIEDATGKAIISTRQHYLHYDVRLTPNLQERVGFKTDSTQGFNRSIGFRAATSFPYTCWNHAEEQPLSILEIPQHIMDGGLFTNNALEYDADLAIKHSIQLMDEVEAVGGCLTLSWHPHNIVNEMWWQVYKTLIEEAHHRNAWGCSAGEIYNYWEKNETAIVQSSHAEIGQ
- a CDS encoding HAD-IIIA family hydrolase, with protein sequence MINKSLLPRLKKIRMLATDVDGVLTDSGMYYSEQGDELKKFSTRDGMGLVLLRSAGYKLAIVTSEDTKIVERRAAKLKISDLVQGARDKVASMEMLMKRHSLTWDEVAYIGDDINDLEVMKRVGFAATPADGTDDNKKVAHYITKKKGGEGCVREVCDMLLALKRG
- a CDS encoding methyltransferase domain-containing protein — its product is MAESQRDFILRAMSKLPHPPSFRFVEYGAGNGWLVKIMSGLPWISFAAGIEPDLESVIQAREFLRVNMYNGFMGQYPLPHDDHSEPTLVALSHVMEHLPNPLYALDFFIQTFPKHFLFIEVPDGNLEKKAIFADLFLPTSLDQHLWEFDHENLTRMLQNKGYTMICSETIGAKGFWKVSMKSNSIMRMHIDICDEWNRTGRGPGIKTLRRYARLMLELFHFLILAAVSNVRAFRRSDYPSLRIIASYQK
- a CDS encoding SpoIIE family protein phosphatase: MKYFDEHPRVVRILIGALALYLFAFGGVAFYRYASSPTDENLFMNSSSTLYFVRSLPGAVVKRSSYIALATVAPRNVDSICVGDLLVSVNDHSVSDPSDVDGIVAKNAGDSLVVTVDRSTETARMILKVRKRGFSSALVRVIPPTANVCDVTEGGASDRAGMKVGDLILRINGHGFNNVLQADSIMRQGQIGKSIVYEILRGNQTLRLNVTLAAFGFPISLLVVFLSGILYMVTGTFLSLKRPGLKAARLLGLSFLVFGFFVVVTLLQRDVYVDWFVLVRGFTMVCALFFGIALTFHSRIYFPIERPELLSRPWLRIVMYVLAALSVTATMLLKGNTALLCIGIMVLAIAAVSIFFWKQAGHEYKKLSRIINWVSVVAMVLVIVCGYLVNTTSSQTYFGYMGAFLAAIPLSHLYSIGRYRLLDLDLRVRRNIQYSIISWAWILALAAAAIEILLTLPQVKLNLPNVRLTGTSIEILSTPSLPGQQEPFEKAVLMAVAGLLTLAIGLVGRKGQEFIDRLYDRARYDYRRAANELAEVMGTRLGMVDLARGIVEKLSELMKLKRAGIVFFRDEHTCCCTETQGFDGTSWKRFCLLTDRRLVEAIQKFKGEFSVDYLPVDIKENFRQQEFQYVIPIRSKEKLIGAVFVGEKLSESTFKQEDLQLLSSTGKQASVAIENAFLYEELAERERIKHELDIARRIQEGLLPKKIPAVKGLDMSGISIPAMSVGGDYFDYIQLGAKKVLVAVADVSGKGMSAALYMSKIQGMVQLAAHMYKTPKEMLVHINRRIFEGMERKAFITMILAVFDLQKKEVRICRAGHNKALIGVNGTLQFLDAHGIGLGLERGKIFEEELQEIRKPLTKDGIFVFYTDGLTEAMDERNNQFGEETVHKVVQSGRTLTAADLQKSILTSVQKFRAGAEPHDDLTLVVVKSSR
- a CDS encoding glycosyltransferase, whose product is MRNKILIICHTERSPFVPLDASILSAHYSVEILGIERLRKPKLLWLVGTLWTKLIHGDIACVMMWFSVPHLAPVIVAFSKMFGARVVVITGGFDVAYVPGIAWGEMGTWWKRWLQRLTLQRADRVLPFSNFSRRDTLRFSPENRTETLYPGVDIKRYKPSGQKENLVITVCNGIGRFTVIQKGLDIFLQCARALPEYQFLIIGQFNVGDEIGQSFKESAPTNVNFVPRYVSEDELAVFYQRAKVYAQLSAHEGFGVACAEAMACECIAVGTLNTSLPEVIGETGYLVQYGDLLGAVSAIRSAMTSMKNGSEGRKRVETNFSVERRSSRLLEIMDQVIRQ
- a CDS encoding PHP domain-containing protein; translated protein: MRTLAFHIHTSASYDCFASPATVLHYCRDHKIQSICVTDHDTIQGSIQVAKLAKEYGIQVIIGAEYHTEIGDIIGLFLQEEITSRKSIEVIRMIKGQGGISVLPHPFQSHTLNDEILNAVDVIEVFNSRCGSEQNARSLELARRLDKPMVAGADAHFTSDIMDCVISFSIDRELIPNDFLSTPRSWAAVSTNPLRMRLSQVTKSVKTNNPSLMVSSVRSFIYTTIHELVLPPRWKREMVRNEWKRGANA
- a CDS encoding polysaccharide biosynthesis C-terminal domain-containing protein encodes the protein MHVKQGFLYGFTYRHQESPYFSRLMGVLGKNYLHTVATNVILKLVFGLVIGIVTARALGPEGRGEYNLLVLIITTLTTLLNFGIPGSNTYFLASNRLGLEKLMRGSFLLAIGASLVSLLLLYASYRTGLLAHLFPIEKLTPTILSSLVIIPVAFFNLFAQGIIIGENKIFLNNYLYLGSQGMLASTLLLSYVFGMLTVPLAVILFSVSNFVTFTMIIVAYRSTIFTRYKVGMTWTDYKNLLRFSLPLQAGVILQFLNYRLDAFLVNAFLGTFSVGIYVLAVNLVEIPWLLSASMASVLFPTVASNHQQSKKILAKAATATFAVTLVGGILAFFLAPYFIVVLFSEKFAASVLPFQILLPGIVIFSITNVLASYMAGVGKPGFNTLIALVALVFTIVLDITLIPRIGIPGAAIASSFSYCVSTLFSLILFVRISKLSGREFLDYIISFRNDFRSINARIRTKILAIMPQNLSGKS